CCTTCATGACGTTGATCATGCGATCGGAAACCTGCATGTCCTTCGGATCATGAATACCCTGATCCGCCGTGGGGTCGTCGACCGGATACCAACCGGGCAAGTCGATCGTTTCGCGCTGAGAGCGGAAGGTCAGTGTGACTTTGCGAACGCCACGCATGAGAGTAGTACCGGTTTCCGGATGCACGCGCGTTTCCTCGACAGCGCCCATCTCACTTCTCCTTGAAGGACGTGCAGGTAAATCCGGTAACAGCATCCTGCACGAACTTGATGTAGATTACGTAATCTTCAGTTCGTCCGTAATAGACATCCATCCAGATGCTATGATTTTGATTCGTCGTCATCGATTTATAGAAATCGCGGTGGGATAGTGTTTTGATGACGCCGATGATATCGCTACGGGTCATACCCATCTCCGCTGCTCCCTTGATGGCAGCGGTCGCGATTGCCATCGTTGAGCCAGCGGACGCCTGAATCGCATGGAGGTCGTAGGTCGGTTTCTTCTTCTCCATTATCTGGCACCATAATGGTGTATCGTCAAGGCGTCCACAGCGTTGATCCTGAGAATGGTCAGACGCTGTCGCCCCAACGCGCCTGACATGCTGCTTTCAAGTCGAAACCGTCGACATGTGTCGTCGGGAGCCGGGCCGCAAGGTTCCCCCCGGTGTCGTTCGATGTCAGGCGGCGGTGAATTCGATCAGCACGCCGCAGGCTTCGTCGGGGCCGATGATGATGTCGCCATTCTGCTCGCGCTCATAGGCCACGCCGTTCCGGTCCAGCACTGCCGCCGCGGCATCGCGATCGGCGATGCCGATCTGCAGCGCCACCAGCCCGTGATCGCGCTTGCGCGGTTCGTCATCCAGATCCGGATGCAGATTGGGCAGGTCATATGGTGTTGCGAACATCAGCACGCCGCGCCCGGTATGCACCGCGATCACCGTGTCGGTGGGGGTGACGGCGCCGGTGCCGAACAGCCGGCTATAGGCTTCGGCCGCACCGGTCACGTCGTCGATCACGATGGTGGCCGAGATGATGCCCCGGGCGGTGTTGGGGTGGGCCATCCAGTCGGGACGGCGCATCTTTTCAGGGGTCAGGTGCTGGCACAGAAACGCCGACAGACCCGGCGTCGCCCCCTCGGCCAGATGGACGTTGCGGAACGACAGGTCCACCGGCTGGCCGTCGGGGCCGTTCTCGATCACCCGGCCCAGTTCGCGCAGCGCGTTTTCAGGCGCCACCAGCCCGGCGGACCCCAGTAATGCATGCGATGCTTCGGCATCCGGGGTGGCGAACACCACGCCCAGCCCGCCCTCGCCATCGGCCAGGAAGCGATCCAGGCCGTTGGTGAAGGCAGCGGCATCGATCAGCCCCAGCAATTCCAGATAGTCATGATCGAACATGACGCAATAATTCGCCGTTCCCCAGCCGACATGGCGGCCCCGGTCGGTGACGGCGAAACCGAGCCGCCGATACTGATCGCGTGCAGCGTCCAGGTCGGCGACACCGATGATGGCATGATCGATGCCGTGAATGGC
The window above is part of the Tistrella bauzanensis genome. Proteins encoded here:
- a CDS encoding VOC family protein; amino-acid sequence: MTHAIHGIDHAIIGVADLDAARDQYRRLGFAVTDRGRHVGWGTANYCVMFDHDYLELLGLIDAAAFTNGLDRFLADGEGGLGVVFATPDAEASHALLGSAGLVAPENALRELGRVIENGPDGQPVDLSFRNVHLAEGATPGLSAFLCQHLTPEKMRRPDWMAHPNTARGIISATIVIDDVTGAAEAYSRLFGTGAVTPTDTVIAVHTGRGVLMFATPYDLPNLHPDLDDEPRKRDHGLVALQIGIADRDAAAAVLDRNGVAYEREQNGDIIIGPDEACGVLIEFTAA
- a CDS encoding type II toxin-antitoxin system MqsR family toxin is translated as MEKKKPTYDLHAIQASAGSTMAIATAAIKGAAEMGMTRSDIIGVIKTLSHRDFYKSMTTNQNHSIWMDVYYGRTEDYVIYIKFVQDAVTGFTCTSFKEK